From the Polaribacter huanghezhanensis genome, the window GAAAACCGGTACTTTTAGAGAGGTGAAATTGGTCAGAAAAGGAGAAGTAGTAGGTGTGTTAGATATTTATAATTACTTATTGAAAGGTTCTCAAAAAGGAAATTTAAAACTTCAAGATCAAGACGTCTTGTTGGTGGGTTCATATCAAAACCTAGTTACTGTGGAAGGGGCTGTTAAAAGGCCTGGTATTTATGAATTAAAAAAAGGCCAAACACTTGATGATTTAATTCAATACTTTGGAGGATTTACGCCTGAAGCTTATACAGATTTATTGGTTTTAGAACGTGTTAATGGTAAGCAAAAGGAGGTAAAAGAAGTACAAATACAAGATGCTAAAAATTTCTTAATTAAAGGAGGAGATAAATTAATTGTTCAAGAAGTTGTAGATAAATATAAAAATAAAATATCCTTAAAAGGAGAAGTGTATAGACCAGGTAATTATGAATTACTTGAAAACATGACGCTTAAAAGTTTAATTGAAAAAGCAGAAGGGGTTACACCTGAAGCTTTTTTATCTAGAGGTTTATTAGTTAGAGCTTTTGATGATACAAATAAGCAGAATATCGCTTTTTCTGTTTTAGATATTTTGAATGGTAAAACGTCTATTGTGTTAAAGGCAAATGATGAAATACGAATTTTTAATAAACAAGATTTACGAGAAAAAAGAACAATATCAATTGATGGAGCCGTTAATAACCCCGCTACATTCGACTTTATTGGTAAGTTGCAGATTGAAGATGTAATTGCCATGTCTGGAGGTTTAACAGAAGGGGCAGACCCGCAAGTAGTACACGTTTCAAGAAGGTTAAAAGATGGTAGCTTTAAAACCTTGAGCAAAAACTTCACAATTTCTTCACAAACAAATTTAGTACTTAACGATGGAAAACCTTTTTATATTGAGCCGTTTGACATAATCAATGTTAGGTATTTAAAAGGGTATGCTTCCCAAAAAAAAGTAATTGTAAAAGGAGAAGTTAAGTACCAAGGTTCTTATGTGTTGATAAATAAAAATGAACGAATTTCTGATTTAATTAAAAGAGCAGGAGGGTTAACACCATTTGCCTATGTTAAAGGAGCAACACTTGTTAGGGAAAACGAAGAAGAATCTGTTAGGAAGCAAGAAGAACTATTAAAAAAAATAAACGAAAAGGATTCAATTACGAACAATGAAAAAAAATTAGAGAGAGAAAAAGATGGATTTAAAATTGGGATTGATTTAGATAAGATTTTAAATAGAGGTGGAGCGGGGACAGATATTGATTTGTTCTTAGAAGAGGGAGACGAATTACTAATTCCGTCAGAAAAACAGACAATTGAAGTAAGAGGGGAAGTGTTATCGCCTGCTTTAATCCATTATAAACATGGCAAAGGTTTAAAGTCATATGTGAACAATTCAGGAGGGTTTTCTCAAAAGGCAAAAAAATCTAAAATCTTTGTGGTGTATAGTAATGGAGATATAAAAGCAGTGAGAAGTTTTTTGTTTTTTAGAACTTATCCTAAATTAGAGCCAGGGGCCATTATATTTGTTCCTTCAAAAACAGAAAGTAAAAATCAATTAAGTACTCAGGAAATTTTAGGGATTACTTCAAGTATTGGTACAATAGCTTTGATTATACAATCTTTAAAAAAATAAGGATAGGCTTTTAAGTATTTTAAAATTATTCAAATGAAAAAACAGCTAAAAACAACTGATATGCCTTCTGAAAACCAAGAAGAAGACACTATTGACATCATTGCCTTATTAAAAACGATTTGGATAAGTAGAAAATGGATTCTAAAAACAGTCTTCGTTTTTATGTTATTAGGGCTGTTTGTGGCTGTTTTCTCTAAAGATGAATATACCGCTTCTACCACTTTTGTTCCGGCTAATCAAGGGGAGGGCACAAAAGGAAGCCTAGGAAGTTTGGCGTCTTTAGCAGGTATTAGTTTAGGGGGAGCTAATGCTGGCACCGAAATTTCACCAGAATTATATCCACAAATAGTAAAAAGCATTCCTTTTCAACTAGAGCTTTTAGACACCAAGCTAACTATAGATGGGCAAGAGAAACCAGTATCATACAAAGAGTATTACGATATTATTTATAGTGCAGGGGTATTAGGGAATATTAAAAAATATACAGTAGGGTTACCAGCTGTTATTCTTTCTTTATTTAGGGTAGATGCTAAAGAAGAAGAAACATTTTTTCAAGAAAATCAAATACTTTCTCTCTCTCAAGAGAATAGTGATTTAATTAAGCAATTGACAGCCCAAATAAGTTTGGAAGTAAATGATAAAGAAGGTTTTGTTACTATTTCAGCAACGCTACCAGAGGCTACCGCAAGTGCTCAGTTAACTTTAAAAGCTCAGACACTATTGCAAGACTATGTGCTAAAATTCAAAACTCAAAAAGCTATTGAACAGTTGCATTATATTGAAGATCGGTATTTGGAAAAACAGCAAGAGTTTACTAAAATAAAAATAGAATTTGCTCGTTTTCAGGATCAGAATAATGCGGTCAATACAGCTTTGGGAAAAATCAAACTATTACAGTTGCAATCTGACTATGATCTCGTTTTTTCAGTGTATACTGAATTAGCAAAACAATTAGAAACACAACGTTTACAAGTAAAAAAAGACACCCCATTATTCACTGTTTTAAAACCGGTAAACATCCCAATAGAAAAGTCAGCGCCTAAAAGGTTTTTAATCTTAGTCGTTTACTCGTTTTTAGGACTGGTACTAAGCATAGGATATGTTTTAGTAAGGCCTATTGTTTTAAATGTAAAAAAAGACTTTATTAATTAGCCTTTTTTAACTATTGTCCTTTAAACTCTTATTATGATAGATGTTATTTCTAAAAATTGGTTTGTTTTGTGCACAAAACCTAGAAATGAGTTAAAGGTAAAAGAGCGTCTGACATCCATTGGAATAGAGGCCTATACGCCTACCAGAATTGAGGTTCGTCAATGGTCGGATCGTAAGAAAAAGATATTGGTGCCTTTGTTGCCATCGATGGTCTTAGTGAGTTTGTTAGAGAAGCAAGTAGATCAGGTATTTGAAGTGCCAGGAGTTGTTCGGTATTTGTTTGAACACGGCAAGCGTGCCAAGGTATCAAATCAAGAGGTATTGGCAATGCAACGTTATTTAGAAAACACCTACCAGGCAACCCAAAAAGAATTGGAGGTCGGAGATACAGTAAAAGTACCCTTGTTAGAGCAGGAGGCAACATTGCTTTCTATCAAAGGGAAAAAGTGTTTGGCCCAGTTGCAAAAAATAGGGGCCCTTGTATCATTTCAATTGCAGTAAGCAATTGGATTTTTTATATAATAAAAATTCATTACTGTGAGTAGTGCCGGCGAAGCCGTGAGAAAAACGAAAGTTTTGGGGCTTTATAGAGTCCTGAAAAAGAACTAAAAGCGCAAATAGAAACAAAACAGGCTATCGGGGGTAGTCGAAAAAAAATAAGTTATGAAAAAAATTTTAATAACAGGAGGAGCTGGATTTATTGGTTCTCATGTTGTAAGGCTTTTTGTTAACAAATATCCTGAGTGTCATATTTATAATTTAGATGCTTTAACTTATGCAGGAAATTTAGAAAATCTCAAAGATGTTGAGTATAAAAAGAATTATACTTTTTTACATGGAGATATAACAGAAGAGGAATATATAAAATCAATTTTCACAGATTATCAATTTGATTCAGTAATACATTTGGCGGCCGAGTCACATGTGGACCGATCCATTACAGATCCTTTAGCATTTGCAAAAACAAATATATTAGGTACGATGGTTCTTTTAAATGCCTTTAAAATTTTGTGGCAAAACAAATGGGATGATAAACGCTTTTATCATGTTAGTACAGATGAAGTATATGGATCACTTGGGGCAACTGGTTTGTTTGAGGAATCTACACCTTACAATCCAAATTCGCCTTATTCTGCTTCAAAAGCAAGTTCTGATCATTTTGTAAGAGCTTATGGGGAAACTTATAAAATACCTTATGTGATTTCTAATTGTTCAAATAACTATGGTCAACACCAATTTCCTGAAAAATTAGTACCCCTTTTTATTAATAATATTTTAAATGACAAGCCTTTACCTGTCTATGGTGATGGTAATTACACTAGGGATTGGCTATACGTATTGGACCATGCCATTGCTATTGATTTAGTTTTTCATAAAGGTGTAAATCATGAAACTTATAATATTGGAGGTTTTAATGAATGGAAGAATATTGATTTAGTTAAATTACTATGTGAACAAATGGACAATAAACTAGGTCGTGCGAATGGAACTAGTGAAAAATTAATTACCTATGTAAAGGATCGTCCCGGTCATGATCTAAGATATGCTATTGACGCTTCTAAAATAAATAAAGACCTTGGTTGGAGTCCTACTGTTACATTCGAGGAAGGGTTATCTGAAACCATAGATTGGTATTTAAGTAATGAGGAATGGCTAAACAATGTAACATCGGGTAATTATCAGAATTATTATAATAAACAATATAACTAAATCATGAAAGGAATAATATTAGCAGGTGGAACGGGTAGCAGGTTGTATCCAATAACAAAAGGTATTTCCAAACAGTTAATACCTATTTATGATAAACCAATGATATATTACCCTTTGTCAGTCTTGATGTTAGCGGGTATTAAAGATATTTTAATAATTTCAACTCCATATGATTTGCCAGGTTTCAAGAGATTATTAGGTGACGGATCTGATTATGGTTTAAATTTGTCCTTTGCAGAACAAGTATCTCCAGATGGGCTGGCACAAGCCTTTATTATTGGAGAAGATTTTATTGGTGATGATTCGGTATGTTTGATATTAGGAGATAATATTTTTTATGGCCAAGGTTTTTCTCCAATGCTTGAAGAATCCATAAGACTTGCTGAATTAAAAAATGAAGCTACTATTTTTGGTTATAGAGTGAAAGATCCTAAAAATTTTGGAGTTATAGAATTTGATAAGAATGAAAAAGTATTAAGTGTTCTAGAAAAACCAAAAAACCCTAAATCTATGTATGCTGCTGTTGGTTTGTATTTTTATCCTAATAAGGTTACTCAAATTGCCAAAACGATAAAGCCCTCAGACAGGGGGGAGTTAGAAATTACAACTGTTAATCAAGTTTTTCTAGAAGAAGGCTCTTTGAATGTGAAAAAATTGGGACGTGGTTTTGCATGGTTAGATACAGGTACTCATGAATCGTTAGCTCAAGCATCTAATTTTATAGAGACATTAGAAAAACGTCAAGGTATAAAAATTGCTTGTTTAGAGGAAATTGCGTTCTTCAAAGGTTGGATATCTTTAGATCGATTAAAACGATTAGCAGAGCCAATGAAGAAAAATGAATATGGTAAGTATCTATTAAGTATTATAAAGACTAATTGATTAAAATATTATGTTCTGTGAAAAATGTTCTAATTACAATAAATAATTTACAGGACCAATTTAAATTATAGTAATAAGTTAATTTTAAAATTTTAATTTGAAGGAGAATTCATTAATAAGTGAATCGATTAAAACTGTTGTTTGGAGTGCTATTGAGCGCTTTTCAGTTCAAGTAATTCAGTTTGTTCTTACAATTATTCTAGCTCGTTTAGTTGCTCCTTCAGAATATGGATTAATAGCAATGCTGACTATTTTTATAGCTGTTGCTCAATCTTTTGTAGACAGTGGCTTTTCAAGTGCATTAGTTCAAAAAAAAAACAGAACAGAAACAGATTTTTCTACAGTATTCTATTTTAATATTGCTATTTCATTAATTTCATATATAATTTTATATTTATCAGCTCCATATATAGCATTATATTATAGAGAACCATTATTAGAGTTGTTATGTAAATGGTTAGGATTGAGCCTAATTATTCAAGGTTTTTCAGTTGTTCAAGTAGCTAAATTGACAATATCACTTGATTTTAAAACACAAGCACGGGCATCATTGACAGCTGTAATTATTAGCGGTTTATTAGGTGTGTATTTAGCTTACAGTGGTTATGGAGTATGGGCACTTGTGGCACAATCATTATTAAATAATATTTTAAATACATCAATTTTATGCTTACTAACTAAGTGGATTCCAAAATTTATTTTTTCAGTTAGCTCTTTGAAATCATTATTTTCATTTGGTTCAAAGTTATTATTATCAGGATTATTACATACTATTTATATCAATCTCTATAGTTTGGTAATAGGACGAAAATATTCAGCAACAGATGTGGGTTTTTTCAATCAAGCGAATCTGTCTGCACGATTTCCATCAGTAAGTTTAATGGCTATTATATCAAGAGCGATCTATCCAATTCAGTGTAAAATTCAAGATGAAAATGAATTATTATTATCTTCATTTAAGCAATATTTACGGATGTCTTGCTATATTATTTTCCCAGTAATGATTTCTATGTCAGTTTTAGCGAAACCATTAATTTTAGTAATATTGACAGATAAATGGCTTCCTATTACAGATTTATTTATGTTTTTATGTATTGGTTATATGTGGATTCCCTTAATGGTTCTTAATAATCAAATTCTACATGTTAAAGGCCGTACAGATTACTTTTTAAAAGCTGAAATAATAAAAAAAATTGTAGGTTTATTTATTTTAGTGGTAACCATGCCATTTGGACTAACAGTATTATGTATAGGATTACTTGTCTATAATTTTTTCGATATGATTATTATTATTTATTTTTCCAAAAAAGTAATAAATACAGGCTATTTCGAACAATTTAAATCTATATTTTCAATTTTTTCCTTATCGATTGCTATGGGAGTAACAATACATTTATCATTATTATTAATTTCAAATATATATCTACAACTTTTTCTAGGTATTCTAATAGGATTGGTATTTTATCTCTCTTTTAGTTATTGGTTTAAAATTAAAGAATTTAATTTTTTACTTTTAAATTTTAAAAAAATAATACAATAGTTAATGCTAATTTTTTTTCTTTTATGAATATTTTATTTCTTTATACAGCAAATATAAATCCTCAATTAGGAGGAGTAGAAAGGGTTACTGTTAATTTAGCTGGTTATTTCGAAAAAAAAGGATTAAGCGTTATTTTTTTAGCATTACCAAATAATACTCCAACGATAGATAAAAGACAGTATTTTTTACCAGATCCTACATCTGCTTTTACAAAAAAAAATATTAATTATTTTCAATCTTTTTTAATTGAAAAATCTATTAGTTTAGTGATAAATCAAGGTGGTAATAATATCCAAATATCTAAATTAGCATCTTATTGTAAGATTAATAAAGTCAAATTAATTTCTGTAGTACATAATTCGCTTTTGGCCACTATAAATAATTTTAGCTTTATTTATCAGAATAAATTTCAGAAACTTGGATTAGATTGGATCACACCCTTTCTAAACACTAAATTTTTTTCTTATATTTTAAGAAAATCTTATATAATTAAATACGGTAAACACTATAAAGCTCTTTGTGGAAATAGTAATTATGTTTTTTTATTGTCAGAAAAATATAAAGAAGAACTAGAGATTTTATTGAATGGTAAACTAACTAATAATGTAATTGGAATGCCTAACCCTATAGTTTATAACGATGTTAAAAAGTGTAACAAAAAAAAAGAAGTTCTATATGTTGGTCGTGTTAATTCTTCTCAGAAAAGAGTTGATTTATTATTAAAAATATGGAGTCTAATAGAAGTTAAACATAGTGATTGGACATTAAACATCGTTGGTGGAGGAGATGAGCTAGAGTCAATGAAACAGTTAAGTGGCAAACTTAATTTAAAAAATGTTTTTTTCCATGGATTTACTGACCCTAAACCGTTTTATGAAACAGCTTCAATTTTTACTATGACTTCATCATTTGAAGGTTTACCAATGACCATACTAGAATCAATGCAATACGGATTAGTCCCAATTGCATTTGATTCATTTCTGTCCGCTAAAGATTTAATTGATGATAAAGAAAATGGCTTTTTAATTACTCCTTTTAATGTTAATGAATACGTTAAAAAGTTATCATTATTAATGTCATCTAGTGACGATTTAGAAAGAATTTCAAATCAATCAAAACAAAAAGTAAAAAATTTTGATCTATCAGTTATTGGAAAGCAATGGATTACTCTTTTCAAAGAACTAAATAATAGTTAAAAAATGATAATTTCGGGATTATTACTGTTCTATTTTCTTATACTACAATTTTTTGCTCATAATGCAAAAAAATATATAGGTGATGGTCTGCCATATTTATTTTTATTTGTTTCTTTAATTTTACTGAATTTAGTTAGATTGTATGGTCAATCATCTTTTCCAGATATACCTGAGTATAAGTATATGTTTGAACAAATTCAACCAATTTCATTTATTATAAAGAATGGATATGGACTAGATGATTATGCTTTTACTGT encodes:
- a CDS encoding SLBB domain-containing protein encodes the protein MKKRSHLFLIIFLCFFTSIVLAQDISQLKNINISNLSDDQIESYWNSIQKKGYTMEQVELLAETRGVSSIKIAEFKRRVNNLNTSSKPKDKKDDTVDKDNANDSFGLKGDEDFDKEKPKELLFGFDFFNNPKITFTPNINIAVPENYQLGPGDELIIDLWGATELTYKSIVNNQGNIKVEGVGQIYVNGFTIENASKKIISKLKKKHAGIGASSSSYNKINTNITVSKIRTVQINIIGEVKVPGTYSLNSLSTVLNALYVAGGPTKTGTFREVKLVRKGEVVGVLDIYNYLLKGSQKGNLKLQDQDVLLVGSYQNLVTVEGAVKRPGIYELKKGQTLDDLIQYFGGFTPEAYTDLLVLERVNGKQKEVKEVQIQDAKNFLIKGGDKLIVQEVVDKYKNKISLKGEVYRPGNYELLENMTLKSLIEKAEGVTPEAFLSRGLLVRAFDDTNKQNIAFSVLDILNGKTSIVLKANDEIRIFNKQDLREKRTISIDGAVNNPATFDFIGKLQIEDVIAMSGGLTEGADPQVVHVSRRLKDGSFKTLSKNFTISSQTNLVLNDGKPFYIEPFDIINVRYLKGYASQKKVIVKGEVKYQGSYVLINKNERISDLIKRAGGLTPFAYVKGATLVRENEEESVRKQEELLKKINEKDSITNNEKKLEREKDGFKIGIDLDKILNRGGAGTDIDLFLEEGDELLIPSEKQTIEVRGEVLSPALIHYKHGKGLKSYVNNSGGFSQKAKKSKIFVVYSNGDIKAVRSFLFFRTYPKLEPGAIIFVPSKTESKNQLSTQEILGITSSIGTIALIIQSLKK
- a CDS encoding Wzz/FepE/Etk N-terminal domain-containing protein produces the protein MKKQLKTTDMPSENQEEDTIDIIALLKTIWISRKWILKTVFVFMLLGLFVAVFSKDEYTASTTFVPANQGEGTKGSLGSLASLAGISLGGANAGTEISPELYPQIVKSIPFQLELLDTKLTIDGQEKPVSYKEYYDIIYSAGVLGNIKKYTVGLPAVILSLFRVDAKEEETFFQENQILSLSQENSDLIKQLTAQISLEVNDKEGFVTISATLPEATASAQLTLKAQTLLQDYVLKFKTQKAIEQLHYIEDRYLEKQQEFTKIKIEFARFQDQNNAVNTALGKIKLLQLQSDYDLVFSVYTELAKQLETQRLQVKKDTPLFTVLKPVNIPIEKSAPKRFLILVVYSFLGLVLSIGYVLVRPIVLNVKKDFIN
- a CDS encoding UpxY family transcription antiterminator, producing the protein MIDVISKNWFVLCTKPRNELKVKERLTSIGIEAYTPTRIEVRQWSDRKKKILVPLLPSMVLVSLLEKQVDQVFEVPGVVRYLFEHGKRAKVSNQEVLAMQRYLENTYQATQKELEVGDTVKVPLLEQEATLLSIKGKKCLAQLQKIGALVSFQLQ
- the rfbB gene encoding dTDP-glucose 4,6-dehydratase, whose amino-acid sequence is MKKILITGGAGFIGSHVVRLFVNKYPECHIYNLDALTYAGNLENLKDVEYKKNYTFLHGDITEEEYIKSIFTDYQFDSVIHLAAESHVDRSITDPLAFAKTNILGTMVLLNAFKILWQNKWDDKRFYHVSTDEVYGSLGATGLFEESTPYNPNSPYSASKASSDHFVRAYGETYKIPYVISNCSNNYGQHQFPEKLVPLFINNILNDKPLPVYGDGNYTRDWLYVLDHAIAIDLVFHKGVNHETYNIGGFNEWKNIDLVKLLCEQMDNKLGRANGTSEKLITYVKDRPGHDLRYAIDASKINKDLGWSPTVTFEEGLSETIDWYLSNEEWLNNVTSGNYQNYYNKQYN
- the rfbA gene encoding glucose-1-phosphate thymidylyltransferase RfbA, yielding MKGIILAGGTGSRLYPITKGISKQLIPIYDKPMIYYPLSVLMLAGIKDILIISTPYDLPGFKRLLGDGSDYGLNLSFAEQVSPDGLAQAFIIGEDFIGDDSVCLILGDNIFYGQGFSPMLEESIRLAELKNEATIFGYRVKDPKNFGVIEFDKNEKVLSVLEKPKNPKSMYAAVGLYFYPNKVTQIAKTIKPSDRGELEITTVNQVFLEEGSLNVKKLGRGFAWLDTGTHESLAQASNFIETLEKRQGIKIACLEEIAFFKGWISLDRLKRLAEPMKKNEYGKYLLSIIKTN
- a CDS encoding lipopolysaccharide biosynthesis protein; protein product: MKENSLISESIKTVVWSAIERFSVQVIQFVLTIILARLVAPSEYGLIAMLTIFIAVAQSFVDSGFSSALVQKKNRTETDFSTVFYFNIAISLISYIILYLSAPYIALYYREPLLELLCKWLGLSLIIQGFSVVQVAKLTISLDFKTQARASLTAVIISGLLGVYLAYSGYGVWALVAQSLLNNILNTSILCLLTKWIPKFIFSVSSLKSLFSFGSKLLLSGLLHTIYINLYSLVIGRKYSATDVGFFNQANLSARFPSVSLMAIISRAIYPIQCKIQDENELLLSSFKQYLRMSCYIIFPVMISMSVLAKPLILVILTDKWLPITDLFMFLCIGYMWIPLMVLNNQILHVKGRTDYFLKAEIIKKIVGLFILVVTMPFGLTVLCIGLLVYNFFDMIIIIYFSKKVINTGYFEQFKSIFSIFSLSIAMGVTIHLSLLLISNIYLQLFLGILIGLVFYLSFSYWFKIKEFNFLLLNFKKIIQ
- a CDS encoding glycosyltransferase; its protein translation is MNILFLYTANINPQLGGVERVTVNLAGYFEKKGLSVIFLALPNNTPTIDKRQYFLPDPTSAFTKKNINYFQSFLIEKSISLVINQGGNNIQISKLASYCKINKVKLISVVHNSLLATINNFSFIYQNKFQKLGLDWITPFLNTKFFSYILRKSYIIKYGKHYKALCGNSNYVFLLSEKYKEELEILLNGKLTNNVIGMPNPIVYNDVKKCNKKKEVLYVGRVNSSQKRVDLLLKIWSLIEVKHSDWTLNIVGGGDELESMKQLSGKLNLKNVFFHGFTDPKPFYETASIFTMTSSFEGLPMTILESMQYGLVPIAFDSFLSAKDLIDDKENGFLITPFNVNEYVKKLSLLMSSSDDLERISNQSKQKVKNFDLSVIGKQWITLFKELNNS